A section of the Bradyrhizobium oligotrophicum S58 genome encodes:
- a CDS encoding transcriptional regulator, producing the protein MALTRDFRETVQARAERDPAFREAMFQEAVSALLCGEVDDGRAGLRAYINATIGFDALSKALGRPPKSLMRMFGPSGNPTAENLLAVINALQAETGVQLEVRVAAAE; encoded by the coding sequence ATGGCTTTGACGAGGGACTTCCGAGAGACGGTGCAAGCGCGCGCGGAACGCGATCCGGCTTTTCGCGAAGCGATGTTCCAGGAGGCCGTAAGCGCTCTGCTGTGCGGAGAGGTCGATGACGGGCGCGCCGGCCTGCGTGCCTACATCAATGCAACAATTGGCTTTGACGCGTTGAGCAAGGCGCTCGGCCGACCGCCGAAGAGTCTGATGCGAATGTTTGGTCCTTCGGGCAACCCGACGGCCGAGAACCTGCTTGCTGTAATCAACGCGTTGCAGGCCGAGACGGGCGTGCAGCTCGAAGTGCGTGTAGCCGCTGCGGAGTGA